From the genome of Methanobrevibacter thaueri:
ATTGCAGCTTTGACAGATTGACTCTCCCTCACCATTAGCTTTCCACTCAGCCAGGAAGTCTGCCTGTGCCACAAACGGCTTGGACATTGACATGAATTCCACATTTGAATGGTTCAAGACATCATTCATTGATTTCATGTCCCTTAATGATCCTCCCAAAATAACGGGAATCTCTAAAGAGTCAATCAACTCATCGGCATATACCAAGAATGGATTCTTTTCCCTGCCGTCGTAAAGATATGAAATGGTGCGTGCGGTCAATTGTATGCTGTCGGCTCCTGCCTTTTCCAATTCCTTTGCAACCTTGATACTTTCCTCTGCAGTCATTCCGCCCTTTCTTACATCCCATGGATTGATTCTGATGCTCACATGCATGTCCATGGTCTTCTTGATGACCTTGATAATCTCTGATGCGATTCTTACCCGGTTTTCAGTGTTTCCACCATATTGGTCATTTCTTTGGTTAAAGTAAGGGTTGATGAAACGTGCCAAATAGAAATTGTTTCCCATGTCAATCTGAATACCATCAAAGCCTGCAAATGAGAATTTCTTGGCCGCCATAATCACTTCAGCCTGTAATTTTCTTATACCCTCAATTTTCAAATCGTTAGGTTCGGCCTTTTGATTTTCGCCATCGTCATAGTAAAAGAACGCCAGCTGTCCGAGTATTGGCACATCATAGTTGTGGCAGATATCTGTCACCATCTTATAATCCTTAACAAATCCCAAATAATTTAGGCTTGATGAATATGGGGCAAAACGGTCCTTATGGTCCAGCACAAACATTTCTGAGACAATCAAACCTGTTCCTGAACTTGCAATCTTTTCATACTTATCATAAATTGCAGGTGATAGGAAACCTCCCTCTTCTGTTTCTGTTTCCCAAGTACCTGTCCTTACAATCCTACTGTTTAAATTTAACTCTCCGAATTGGCATTCGTCAAAAATATCTTTCATGATAATCACTTGAACTACTTCTTTTATATTATTATAATCCTAAAAAGTATTTAAAGATAATAGTAATGTCAAAATAACCGAAAAGTGATAAGTATATATTATATAACTAAAAAAGGTTTATATAACTAGTTAAATGGAGGGAAAAATATGGTAAATGCAATTCTTGCAGCAGTATTATCCTTTTTAATACCAGGTTTAGGTCAAGCTATTGCTGGAGACATTAAAAAGGGTATTATCTTTTTCGTGATTGCTATTGTTCTAGCAGGTATCGCATCATTAATATTTAGAACTTGGTTTGCAGGTATAGTAAACCTTTTATACAGTTTATTTGCTGCATATGATGCTTATCAAATGGCACAATAGTTTAAAAAAGAATGAATCAAAATCGGAGTTTTTTAACTCCACTTTTTCTATTTTTATCAAATTTGAGGGCGACTCAAAATTAATTATTTTTTAAAAATTTTTTTGCATTAATTTTTATTATTTTCAGGTATTTTGTTTGTTGTTTTGGTGTATGAGTTCGTTTTGTATTGTTTCGTTGTATATTCGTTTTAAATTGTGTGATATTGCGAGTAATTTTGCTTCTGTTTGTGTTCTTTTTAGTCCAGTTGTGTTGAATTCTGTTACTTTTAGATTTTGTTTTATATTTCCAAATGGCCATTCTGCTGTTTTTGATCGTTTTTTATAGATTTCTTGAGCCCAATCTGTTTCCATTTTT
Proteins encoded in this window:
- a CDS encoding oxidoreductase → MKDIFDECQFGELNLNSRIVRTGTWETETEEGGFLSPAIYDKYEKIASSGTGLIVSEMFVLDHKDRFAPYSSSLNYLGFVKDYKMVTDICHNYDVPILGQLAFFYYDDGENQKAEPNDLKIEGIRKLQAEVIMAAKKFSFAGFDGIQIDMGNNFYLARFINPYFNQRNDQYGGNTENRVRIASEIIKVIKKTMDMHVSIRINPWDVRKGGMTAEESIKVAKELEKAGADSIQLTARTISYLYDGREKNPFLVYADELIDSLEIPVILGGSLRDMKSMNDVLNHSNVEFMSMSKPFVAQADFLAEWKANGEGESICQSCNNCYSKKTSTCFKY
- a CDS encoding transposase — encoded protein: AYWTNNCKTCPKHQECCGKRYNRIITDYGNPNKIKMLRKMETDWAQEIYKKRSKTAEWPFGNIKQNLKVTEFNTTGLKRTQTEAKLLAISHNLKRIYNETIQNELIHQNNKQNT